One window of Felis catus isolate Fca126 chromosome D4, F.catus_Fca126_mat1.0, whole genome shotgun sequence genomic DNA carries:
- the CIZ1 gene encoding cip1-interacting zinc finger protein isoform X15 codes for MSPPDDRPLRATDGPRGRSRGFPVRRMRGGEPELPRAPSQLRAAPAAAEARATMFNQQQQLQQLQQQQLQQQQLLQLQQLLQQSPPQPPLPMAVSRGLPQQQPQQQLLNLQGASPASLLNGSVLQRALLLQQLQGNLRGYNLPTPNLTGPSLTVPQLATPNLQQFFPQATRQSLLGAPPVGVPINPSQINLPGRTPQKQARTPSSTTPNRKTMPVEDKSDPPEGSEEVVESRTDTPEDQDSPPCPDGIAKEKHTVAPEPESCEASEPPAKRSKSSELPTEKGAPGQLQAKVQPQARTTAPKQTQTPELLPEPPEARVLPRFQPRVLQIQAQVQPQTQTQPQPQPPPPPPPGDTQARPKLQKQAQTQTSPDHLVPQQVQPQQVQKEAEPQKQVQRQAHPQPPGQEQPQQPAQTQTYPQVQPPEQPPGQPPVQPPDRTEGQPQTWPQVSMPASEQAPVLVRSTVPETPPDPRDAGAGPKEASPEPGGSQVSVESQEELTSGLDVGECEKRAREMLGVWGAGGSLKVTILQSSDSRAFSTVPLTPVPRAGDSTSATPASASTPSKQTLQFFCYLCKASCSSQQEFQDHMAGAQHQQRLGEIQHMSQACLLSLLPVPRDVLEREDEEPPPRRWCNTCQVYYMGDLIQHRRTQDHKIAKQSLRPFCTVCNRYFKTPRKFVEHVKSQGHKDKAKELKMLEKEIAGQDEDHFITVDAVGCFEGDEEEEEEEEDEEEEIEVEEEFCKQVRSRDISIEEWKGSETYSPSTAYGVDFLVPVMGYICRICHKFYHSNSGAQLSHCKSLAHFENLQKYKKAKNPSPTSRPVSRRCAINARNALTALFTSGGRAPTQPSTQDTAKTPSKVTAQPPPPPLPRRSTRLKT; via the exons ATGTCCCCACCAGACGACAGACCCCTCCGGGCGACAGACGGACCTCGGGGTCGGAGCCGCGGGTTCCCGGTGCGGAGGATGCGGGGCGGAGAGCCTGAGCTGCCTCGGGCCCCCTCGCAGCTCCGAGCCGCTCCAGCCGCAGCCGAGGCGCGGG CCACCATGTTcaaccagcagcagcagctccagcagctccagcagcagcagctgcaaCAGCAGCAGCTGCTCCAGCTCCAGCAGCTGCTCCAGCAGTCCCCACCGCAGCCCCCCCTGCCCATGGCCGTCAGCAG GGGGCTGCCCCAacagcagccacagcagcagcTCCTGAACCTCCAAGGCGCCAGCCCCGCCTCCCTCCTCAACGGCTCTGTGCTACAGAGAGCTTTGCTTCTGCAGCAGTTGCAAG GTAACCTCCGTGGCTACAACCTGCCAACCCCGAACCTGACGGGCCCCAGCCTCACGGTCCCCCAGCTGGCCACCCCAAATCTACAGCAGTTCTTCCCCCAGGCCACTCGGCAGTCCTTGCTGGGGGCCCCTCCTGTTGGAGTCCCCATAAACCCCTCCCAGATCAACCTTCCAGGGCGGACTCCCCAGAAACAGGCCCGcaccccctcctccaccacccccaATCGCAAG ACGATGCCCGTGGAAGACAAGTCAGACCCCCCAGAGGGGTCTGAGGAAGTTGTCGAGTCCCGAACAGACACACCAGAAG ACCAAGATTCCCCACCCTGCCCAGATGGCATCGCTAAAGAGAAACACACTGTAGCACCTGAGCCCGAGTCTTGTGAGGCATCGGAGCCACCGGCTAAGAGGTCAAAGAG CTCGGAGTTGCCCACAGAGAAGGGCGCCCCCGGGCAGCTGCAGGCGAAAGTCCAGCCTCAGGCCCGGACCACGGCACCGAAGCAGACCCAGACGCCTGAGCTGCTGCCTGAGCCGCCGGAAGCCCGAGTGCTGCCACGATTCCAGCCGCGGGTTCTGCAGATCCAGGCCCAAGTGCAGCCTCAGACGCAGAcacagccgcagccgcagccgccgccACCCCCGCCTCCAGGGGACACCCAGGCACGGCCCAAACTGCAGAAACAGGCACAGACGCAGACCTCTCCAGACCACTTGGTGCCGCAGCAGGTGCAGCCGCAGCAGGTGCAGAAGGAGGCGGAGCCACAGAAACAGGTGCAGCGCCAGGCACATCCCCAGCCCCCTGGGCAGGAGCAGCCGCAGCAGCCGGCCCAGACGCAGACATATCCTCAGGTCCAGCCACCAGAGCAGCCACCAGGACAGCCTCCCGTGCAGCCCCCTGACCGGACTGAGGGGCAGCCTCAGACCTGGCCGCAGGTGTCCATGCCAGCGTCGGAGCAAGCACCGGTTCTGGTTCGTTCCACGGTGCCGGAGACACCACCAGATCCGAGAGACGCCGGAGCAG GCCCGAAGGAGGCCTCGCCAGAGCCAGGAGGCTCCCAGGTCAGCGTGGAGAGCCAGGAGGAGTTGACCAGCGGTCTGGATGTGGGAGAATGTGAAAAAAGGGCAAGAGAGATGCTAGGG GTGTGGGGTGCCGGGGGCTCCCTGAAGGTCACCATCCTGCAGAGCAGTGACAGCCGGGCCTTCAGCACAGTCCCCCTCACGCCCGTGCCCCGCGCGGGTGACTCTACCTCCGCCACCCCTGCCTCCGCCAGCACACCCTCGAAGCAGACCCTCCAGTTCTTCTGCTACCTTTGCAAGGCCAGCTGCAGCAGCCAGCAG GAGTTCCAGGACCACATGGCGGGGGCCCAGCACCAGCAGCGTCTGGGGGAGATCCAGCACATGAGCCAAGCCTGCCTCCTGTCCCTGCTGCCCGTGCCCCGGGATGTCCTGGAGAGAGAGGACGA AGAGCCCCCGCCGAGGCGTTGGTGTAACACCTGCCAGGTCTACTACATGGGGGACCTGATCCAGCACCGCAGGACTCAGGACCACAAG ATTGCCAAGCAATCCCTGCGACCTTTCTGCACTGTTTGCAACCGCTATTTCAAGACCCCCCGCAAGTTTGTGGAGCATGTGAAGTCCCAGGGGCATAAGGACAAAGCCAAGGAG CTGAAGATGCTTGAGAAGGAGATCGCCGGTCAAGATGAGGACCACTTCATCACGGTGGACGCCGTGGGCTGCTTTGAGGGcgatgaagaagaggaggaggaggaggaggatgaagaagaaGAGATCGAGGTTGAGGAAGAATTCTGCAAGCAG GTGAGGTCCAGAGATATATCCATAGAGGAGTGGAAAGGCTCAGAGACCTATAGCCCCAGTACTGCATACG GTGTGGACTTCCTGGTGCCCGTGATGGGGTACATTTGCCGCATCTGCCACAAGTTCTACCACAGCAACTCGGGGGCACAGCTCTCCCACTGCAAGTCCTTGGCCCACTTCGAGAACCTGCAG AAATACAAGAAGGCCAAGAACCCCAGCCCTACCAGCAGGCCCGTGAGCCGCCGGTGTGCAATCAACGCCCGGAACGCCCTGACTGCTTTGTTCACTTCTGGTGGCCGCGCACCCACCCAGCCCAGCACCCAGGACACAGCTAAAACCCCCAGCAAGGTGACGGcccaaccccctcctcccccacttccccggCGTTCAACCCGCCTCAAAACCTGA
- the CIZ1 gene encoding cip1-interacting zinc finger protein isoform X9 has translation MSPPDDRPLRATDGPRGRSRGFPVRRMRGGEPELPRAPSQLRAAPAAAEARATMFNQQQQLQQLQQQQLQQQQLLQLQQLLQQSPPQPPLPMAVSRGLPQQQPQQQLLNLQGASPASLLNGSVLQRALLLQQLQGLDQFAMPPATSDSVGLTMPTATLGNLRGYNLPTPNLTGPSLTVPQLATPNLQQFFPQATRQSLLGAPPVGVPINPSQINLPGRTPQKQARTPSSTTPNRKDSSSQTMPVEDKSDPPEGSEEVVESRTDTPEDQDSPPCPDGIAKEKHTVAPEPESCEASEPPAKRSKSSELPTEKGAPGQLQAKVQPQARTTAPKQTQTPELLPEPPEARVLPRFQPRVLQIQAQVQPQTQTQPQPQPPPPPPPGDTQARPKLQKQAQTQTSPDHLVPQQVQPQQVQKEAEPQKQVQRQAHPQPPGQEQPQQPAQTQTYPQVQPPEQPPGQPPVQPPDRTEGQPQTWPQVSMPASEQAPVLVRSTVPETPPDPRDAGAGPKEASPEPGGSQVSVESQEELTSGLDVGECEKRAREMLGVWGAGGSLKVTILQSSDSRAFSTVPLTPVPRAGDSTSATPASASTPSKQTLQFFCYLCKASCSSQQEFQDHMAGAQHQQRLGEIQHMSQACLLSLLPVPRDVLEREDEEPPPRRWCNTCQVYYMGDLIQHRRTQDHKIAKQSLRPFCTVCNRYFKTPRKFVEHVKSQGHKDKAKELKMLEKEIAGQDEDHFITVDAVGCFEGDEEEEEEEEDEEEEIEVEEEFCKQVRSRDISIEEWKGSETYSPSTAYGVDFLVPVMGYICRICHKFYHSNSGAQLSHCKSLAHFENLQKYKKAKNPSPTSRPVSRRCAINARNALTALFTSGGRAPTQPSTQDTAKTPSKVTAQPPPPPLPRRSTRLKT, from the exons ATGTCCCCACCAGACGACAGACCCCTCCGGGCGACAGACGGACCTCGGGGTCGGAGCCGCGGGTTCCCGGTGCGGAGGATGCGGGGCGGAGAGCCTGAGCTGCCTCGGGCCCCCTCGCAGCTCCGAGCCGCTCCAGCCGCAGCCGAGGCGCGGG CCACCATGTTcaaccagcagcagcagctccagcagctccagcagcagcagctgcaaCAGCAGCAGCTGCTCCAGCTCCAGCAGCTGCTCCAGCAGTCCCCACCGCAGCCCCCCCTGCCCATGGCCGTCAGCAG GGGGCTGCCCCAacagcagccacagcagcagcTCCTGAACCTCCAAGGCGCCAGCCCCGCCTCCCTCCTCAACGGCTCTGTGCTACAGAGAGCTTTGCTTCTGCAGCAGTTGCAAG GACTGGACCAGTTTGCAATGCCACCAGCCACGTCTGACAGTGTCGGTCTCACCATGCCCACGGCAACCTTGG GTAACCTCCGTGGCTACAACCTGCCAACCCCGAACCTGACGGGCCCCAGCCTCACGGTCCCCCAGCTGGCCACCCCAAATCTACAGCAGTTCTTCCCCCAGGCCACTCGGCAGTCCTTGCTGGGGGCCCCTCCTGTTGGAGTCCCCATAAACCCCTCCCAGATCAACCTTCCAGGGCGGACTCCCCAGAAACAGGCCCGcaccccctcctccaccacccccaATCGCAAG GATTCTTCTTCCCAGACGATGCCCGTGGAAGACAAGTCAGACCCCCCAGAGGGGTCTGAGGAAGTTGTCGAGTCCCGAACAGACACACCAGAAG ACCAAGATTCCCCACCCTGCCCAGATGGCATCGCTAAAGAGAAACACACTGTAGCACCTGAGCCCGAGTCTTGTGAGGCATCGGAGCCACCGGCTAAGAGGTCAAAGAG CTCGGAGTTGCCCACAGAGAAGGGCGCCCCCGGGCAGCTGCAGGCGAAAGTCCAGCCTCAGGCCCGGACCACGGCACCGAAGCAGACCCAGACGCCTGAGCTGCTGCCTGAGCCGCCGGAAGCCCGAGTGCTGCCACGATTCCAGCCGCGGGTTCTGCAGATCCAGGCCCAAGTGCAGCCTCAGACGCAGAcacagccgcagccgcagccgccgccACCCCCGCCTCCAGGGGACACCCAGGCACGGCCCAAACTGCAGAAACAGGCACAGACGCAGACCTCTCCAGACCACTTGGTGCCGCAGCAGGTGCAGCCGCAGCAGGTGCAGAAGGAGGCGGAGCCACAGAAACAGGTGCAGCGCCAGGCACATCCCCAGCCCCCTGGGCAGGAGCAGCCGCAGCAGCCGGCCCAGACGCAGACATATCCTCAGGTCCAGCCACCAGAGCAGCCACCAGGACAGCCTCCCGTGCAGCCCCCTGACCGGACTGAGGGGCAGCCTCAGACCTGGCCGCAGGTGTCCATGCCAGCGTCGGAGCAAGCACCGGTTCTGGTTCGTTCCACGGTGCCGGAGACACCACCAGATCCGAGAGACGCCGGAGCAG GCCCGAAGGAGGCCTCGCCAGAGCCAGGAGGCTCCCAGGTCAGCGTGGAGAGCCAGGAGGAGTTGACCAGCGGTCTGGATGTGGGAGAATGTGAAAAAAGGGCAAGAGAGATGCTAGGG GTGTGGGGTGCCGGGGGCTCCCTGAAGGTCACCATCCTGCAGAGCAGTGACAGCCGGGCCTTCAGCACAGTCCCCCTCACGCCCGTGCCCCGCGCGGGTGACTCTACCTCCGCCACCCCTGCCTCCGCCAGCACACCCTCGAAGCAGACCCTCCAGTTCTTCTGCTACCTTTGCAAGGCCAGCTGCAGCAGCCAGCAG GAGTTCCAGGACCACATGGCGGGGGCCCAGCACCAGCAGCGTCTGGGGGAGATCCAGCACATGAGCCAAGCCTGCCTCCTGTCCCTGCTGCCCGTGCCCCGGGATGTCCTGGAGAGAGAGGACGA AGAGCCCCCGCCGAGGCGTTGGTGTAACACCTGCCAGGTCTACTACATGGGGGACCTGATCCAGCACCGCAGGACTCAGGACCACAAG ATTGCCAAGCAATCCCTGCGACCTTTCTGCACTGTTTGCAACCGCTATTTCAAGACCCCCCGCAAGTTTGTGGAGCATGTGAAGTCCCAGGGGCATAAGGACAAAGCCAAGGAG CTGAAGATGCTTGAGAAGGAGATCGCCGGTCAAGATGAGGACCACTTCATCACGGTGGACGCCGTGGGCTGCTTTGAGGGcgatgaagaagaggaggaggaggaggaggatgaagaagaaGAGATCGAGGTTGAGGAAGAATTCTGCAAGCAG GTGAGGTCCAGAGATATATCCATAGAGGAGTGGAAAGGCTCAGAGACCTATAGCCCCAGTACTGCATACG GTGTGGACTTCCTGGTGCCCGTGATGGGGTACATTTGCCGCATCTGCCACAAGTTCTACCACAGCAACTCGGGGGCACAGCTCTCCCACTGCAAGTCCTTGGCCCACTTCGAGAACCTGCAG AAATACAAGAAGGCCAAGAACCCCAGCCCTACCAGCAGGCCCGTGAGCCGCCGGTGTGCAATCAACGCCCGGAACGCCCTGACTGCTTTGTTCACTTCTGGTGGCCGCGCACCCACCCAGCCCAGCACCCAGGACACAGCTAAAACCCCCAGCAAGGTGACGGcccaaccccctcctcccccacttccccggCGTTCAACCCGCCTCAAAACCTGA
- the CIZ1 gene encoding cip1-interacting zinc finger protein isoform X12, whose translation MSPPDDRPLRATDGPRGRSRGFPVRRMRGGEPELPRAPSQLRAAPAAAEARATMFNQQQQLQQLQQQQLQQQQLLQLQQLLQQSPPQPPLPMAVSRGLPQQQPQQQLLNLQGASPASLLNGSVLQRALLLQQLQGNLRGYNLPTPNLTGPSLTVPQLATPNLQQFFPQATRQSLLGAPPVGVPINPSQINLPGRTPQKQARTPSSTTPNRKDSSSQTMPVEDKSDPPEGSEEVVESRTDTPEDQDSPPCPDGIAKEKHTVAPEPESCEASEPPAKRSKSSELPTEKGAPGQLQAKVQPQARTTAPKQTQTPELLPEPPEARVLPRFQPRVLQIQAQVQPQTQTQPQPQPPPPPPPGDTQARPKLQKQAQTQTSPDHLVPQQVQPQQVQKEAEPQKQVQRQAHPQPPGQEQPQQPAQTQTYPQVQPPEQPPGQPPVQPPDRTEGQPQTWPQVSMPASEQAPVLVRSTVPETPPDPRDAGAGPKEASPEPGGSQVSVESQEELTSGLDVGECEKRAREMLGVWGAGGSLKVTILQSSDSRAFSTVPLTPVPRAGDSTSATPASASTPSKQTLQFFCYLCKASCSSQQEFQDHMAGAQHQQRLGEIQHMSQACLLSLLPVPRDVLEREDEEPPPRRWCNTCQVYYMGDLIQHRRTQDHKIAKQSLRPFCTVCNRYFKTPRKFVEHVKSQGHKDKAKELKMLEKEIAGQDEDHFITVDAVGCFEGDEEEEEEEEDEEEEIEVEEEFCKQVRSRDISIEEWKGSETYSPSTAYGVDFLVPVMGYICRICHKFYHSNSGAQLSHCKSLAHFENLQKYKKAKNPSPTSRPVSRRCAINARNALTALFTSGGRAPTQPSTQDTAKTPSKVTAQPPPPPLPRRSTRLKT comes from the exons ATGTCCCCACCAGACGACAGACCCCTCCGGGCGACAGACGGACCTCGGGGTCGGAGCCGCGGGTTCCCGGTGCGGAGGATGCGGGGCGGAGAGCCTGAGCTGCCTCGGGCCCCCTCGCAGCTCCGAGCCGCTCCAGCCGCAGCCGAGGCGCGGG CCACCATGTTcaaccagcagcagcagctccagcagctccagcagcagcagctgcaaCAGCAGCAGCTGCTCCAGCTCCAGCAGCTGCTCCAGCAGTCCCCACCGCAGCCCCCCCTGCCCATGGCCGTCAGCAG GGGGCTGCCCCAacagcagccacagcagcagcTCCTGAACCTCCAAGGCGCCAGCCCCGCCTCCCTCCTCAACGGCTCTGTGCTACAGAGAGCTTTGCTTCTGCAGCAGTTGCAAG GTAACCTCCGTGGCTACAACCTGCCAACCCCGAACCTGACGGGCCCCAGCCTCACGGTCCCCCAGCTGGCCACCCCAAATCTACAGCAGTTCTTCCCCCAGGCCACTCGGCAGTCCTTGCTGGGGGCCCCTCCTGTTGGAGTCCCCATAAACCCCTCCCAGATCAACCTTCCAGGGCGGACTCCCCAGAAACAGGCCCGcaccccctcctccaccacccccaATCGCAAG GATTCTTCTTCCCAGACGATGCCCGTGGAAGACAAGTCAGACCCCCCAGAGGGGTCTGAGGAAGTTGTCGAGTCCCGAACAGACACACCAGAAG ACCAAGATTCCCCACCCTGCCCAGATGGCATCGCTAAAGAGAAACACACTGTAGCACCTGAGCCCGAGTCTTGTGAGGCATCGGAGCCACCGGCTAAGAGGTCAAAGAG CTCGGAGTTGCCCACAGAGAAGGGCGCCCCCGGGCAGCTGCAGGCGAAAGTCCAGCCTCAGGCCCGGACCACGGCACCGAAGCAGACCCAGACGCCTGAGCTGCTGCCTGAGCCGCCGGAAGCCCGAGTGCTGCCACGATTCCAGCCGCGGGTTCTGCAGATCCAGGCCCAAGTGCAGCCTCAGACGCAGAcacagccgcagccgcagccgccgccACCCCCGCCTCCAGGGGACACCCAGGCACGGCCCAAACTGCAGAAACAGGCACAGACGCAGACCTCTCCAGACCACTTGGTGCCGCAGCAGGTGCAGCCGCAGCAGGTGCAGAAGGAGGCGGAGCCACAGAAACAGGTGCAGCGCCAGGCACATCCCCAGCCCCCTGGGCAGGAGCAGCCGCAGCAGCCGGCCCAGACGCAGACATATCCTCAGGTCCAGCCACCAGAGCAGCCACCAGGACAGCCTCCCGTGCAGCCCCCTGACCGGACTGAGGGGCAGCCTCAGACCTGGCCGCAGGTGTCCATGCCAGCGTCGGAGCAAGCACCGGTTCTGGTTCGTTCCACGGTGCCGGAGACACCACCAGATCCGAGAGACGCCGGAGCAG GCCCGAAGGAGGCCTCGCCAGAGCCAGGAGGCTCCCAGGTCAGCGTGGAGAGCCAGGAGGAGTTGACCAGCGGTCTGGATGTGGGAGAATGTGAAAAAAGGGCAAGAGAGATGCTAGGG GTGTGGGGTGCCGGGGGCTCCCTGAAGGTCACCATCCTGCAGAGCAGTGACAGCCGGGCCTTCAGCACAGTCCCCCTCACGCCCGTGCCCCGCGCGGGTGACTCTACCTCCGCCACCCCTGCCTCCGCCAGCACACCCTCGAAGCAGACCCTCCAGTTCTTCTGCTACCTTTGCAAGGCCAGCTGCAGCAGCCAGCAG GAGTTCCAGGACCACATGGCGGGGGCCCAGCACCAGCAGCGTCTGGGGGAGATCCAGCACATGAGCCAAGCCTGCCTCCTGTCCCTGCTGCCCGTGCCCCGGGATGTCCTGGAGAGAGAGGACGA AGAGCCCCCGCCGAGGCGTTGGTGTAACACCTGCCAGGTCTACTACATGGGGGACCTGATCCAGCACCGCAGGACTCAGGACCACAAG ATTGCCAAGCAATCCCTGCGACCTTTCTGCACTGTTTGCAACCGCTATTTCAAGACCCCCCGCAAGTTTGTGGAGCATGTGAAGTCCCAGGGGCATAAGGACAAAGCCAAGGAG CTGAAGATGCTTGAGAAGGAGATCGCCGGTCAAGATGAGGACCACTTCATCACGGTGGACGCCGTGGGCTGCTTTGAGGGcgatgaagaagaggaggaggaggaggaggatgaagaagaaGAGATCGAGGTTGAGGAAGAATTCTGCAAGCAG GTGAGGTCCAGAGATATATCCATAGAGGAGTGGAAAGGCTCAGAGACCTATAGCCCCAGTACTGCATACG GTGTGGACTTCCTGGTGCCCGTGATGGGGTACATTTGCCGCATCTGCCACAAGTTCTACCACAGCAACTCGGGGGCACAGCTCTCCCACTGCAAGTCCTTGGCCCACTTCGAGAACCTGCAG AAATACAAGAAGGCCAAGAACCCCAGCCCTACCAGCAGGCCCGTGAGCCGCCGGTGTGCAATCAACGCCCGGAACGCCCTGACTGCTTTGTTCACTTCTGGTGGCCGCGCACCCACCCAGCCCAGCACCCAGGACACAGCTAAAACCCCCAGCAAGGTGACGGcccaaccccctcctcccccacttccccggCGTTCAACCCGCCTCAAAACCTGA